From a single Vanacampus margaritifer isolate UIUO_Vmar chromosome 15, RoL_Vmar_1.0, whole genome shotgun sequence genomic region:
- the alpk1 gene encoding alpha-protein kinase 1, producing the protein MTSQEVGNLLKKCFTAAAKSSSQLTEAEMHNYCSVRDILCVELASLLQEAVEMRWPFVPEKWQYKQAISSDDKSNLSELIGRHLPQLLIVLEAAIVAQEAHVALALIFLVDRFLYWTDESEQLLKISKLLHKRHPGAPVAPQLVIRQARVYLNSGKLQKAEYILSHLIINSGATGCWVYHSESERALVQAVSLQVRGMVLQKLGLWLEAAQLIWASLVGYYALPQPDKKGIGTSLGILANILLSMNDEDFHAFRTTPDIDLSLLGDATHRLLSAAEAAKMAVVYSQYTSLYVLTNVTAQGTCLLSYSFSMACPPAKRTFFLLQAKEAFEVGLLSKMAGEAVASKQELHTFIKAAYSLAVTHKWLDGPSAAATRATEACREALARFYDYRRADVGDRGGFCAKIMQMVARVKLELRVEPFVNSDSRSFIPDGFGDVNDGWGGFTLDGFSRSLRRFQKYHVSLCETTDAKCEGGKEEVDGAKMCITAFGTTVDVLSTECGTGACKAPSEGPADVSGLPSASSLGSSWKKLSLTSSGSGRCAVTTPHRPAAHFSSSASKRSDKFELVEADIATAGSDAPDDDPIDPSADGPPQSLSQLILRSSSLSNSFGSKSSWENISAGSRSSKYAGSRQSSKSSESSGSFFLMRTQDGDASDPGYDPASGWEFLNLPKSPENPKADAAGSCRTTEPSTEDSHGTPEELMLGPQTSNPCCNSCFKSNTVAHVGPARQYSLTQEDYRSLLAGVCHECLLKRLSSDKDKFKLETYGTVHNALHLKFSKASGLWTARETCVYIGESMGLHGTHRTAIWVQFLHQEERLSSYVGKDYRKPTQIQFHLRDVERQMTAQYYVTEFNKSLYDKEVMAQMFFLPSEALLILDGDIITGCITVEPYMLGQFVKLTNNIKRKNNTLPATEYGLAFGHFTYLHSNCQDVVVDLQGWVTANGKGLTYLTDPQIHSTRTPRGPANLAHGGIASFLREQHGPECNSVCRLLNLPPVPKQS; encoded by the exons ATGACCAGCCAGGAAGTGGGAAATTTGTTGAAGAAATGCTTCACGGCAGCAGCAAAAAGCTCCTCGCAACTCACTGAGGCCGAGATGCACAACTACTGCAGTGTCAGAG ATATCCTATGTGTGGAGCTGGCTTCGCTTCTGCAGGAGGCCGTGGAAATGAGGTGGCCTTTTGTGCCCGAAAAGTGGCAGTACAAGCAGGCCATCAGCTCCGATGACAAGAGCAACTTGAGCGAGCTCATTGGCCGGCATCTACCTCAACTCCTG ATTGTCCTGGAGGCCGCCATCGTGGCCCAGGAAGCGCACGTGGCGCTCGCTTTGATTTTCTTGGTGGACCGCTTCCTCTACTGGACCGACGAGTCTGAGCAGTTGTTGAAGATCAGCAAGCTGCTTCACAAGCGCCATCCAGGCGCCCCCGTAGCCCCTCAGCTGGTCATACGACAGGCCCGCGTGTACCTGAATTCAG GTAAACTGCAAAAAGCTGAGTACATACTGAGCCATCTCATTATCAATAGCGGGGCCACAG GATGTTGGGTGTACCATTCGGAAAGTGAGCGCGCTCTTGTACAGGCTGTTAGCCTGCAAGTTCGTGGAATGGTTTTGCAAAAACTAG GCTTGTGGCTGGAGGCCGCGCAGCTCATCTGGGCTTCTCTGGTCGGTTACTACGCGCTGCCCCAGCCAGATAAAAAG GGTATCGGGACCTCCCTTGGCATTCTAGCTAACATCCTACTGTCCATGAATGATGAGGACTTCCATGCTTTTAGGACCACCCCAGACATTGATTTA TCTTTGCTCGGTGACGCAACCCATCGTCTCCTGTCGGCAGCCGAGGCAGCCAAAATGGCGGTTGTATACAGCCAGTACACGTCGCTTTATGTGCTGACCAATGTG ACAGCCCAAGGGACCTGCTTGTTGTCGTACAGCTTCTCAATGGCGTGCCCCCCCGCAAAGAGGACCTTCTTCCTCTTACAGGCCAAGGAGGCGTTTGAAGTGGGCCTCCTCAGCAAAATGGCGGGCGAGGCGGTCGCCAGCAAGCAGGAGCTGCACACCTTCATCAAGGCAGCTTACTCGCTCGCCGTCACCCACAAATGGCTCGACGGACCCTCTGCGGCCGCCACGCGGGCGACGGAGGCTTGCCGAGAGGCTTTGGCTCGTTTTTACGATTACCGCCGCGCGGACGTCGGCGACAGGGGCGGATTTTGCGCTAAAATCATGCAAATGGTGGCTCGGGTCAAGCTGGAGTTGCGCGTGGAGCCGTTTGTCAATTCCGACAGCCGCTCTTTTATCCCGGATGGCTTCGGAGATGTGAATGACGGGTGGGGCGGGTTCACTTTGGATGGCTTCTCCAGGTCGCTGCGGAGATTTCAGAAGTATCACGTGTCGCTGTGTGAGACGACTGACGCCAAATGTGAGGGCGGGAAGGAGGAGGTAGATGGAGCAAAGATGTGTATTACAGCATTCGGGACCACAGTGGATGTTCTCAGCACTGAATGCGGCACGGGGGCCTGTAAAGCTCCAAGCGAGGGACCCGCTGATGTTTCTGGACTGCCGAGTGCAAGCAGCCTCGGCTCTTCCTGGAAGAAGCTGTCTTTGACGAGTTCCGGGTCCGGGAGGTGCGCCGTTACCACACCTCACAGACCCGCCGCCCACTTCTCCTCCAGTGCAAGTAAAAGATCGGACAAATTTGAATTAGTCGAAGCTGATATAGCAACAGCGGGCTCCGATGCCCCCGATGATGACCCAATAGACCCATCAGCCGATGGACCGCCGCAGTCTTTATCCCAGCTGATACTCAGATCAAGCTCTCTTAGCAACAGTTTTGGCTCCAAGTCGTCGTGGGAAAACATTTCAGCAGGCTCGAGATCATCCAAGTATGCGGGAAGTCGCCAGAGCAGCAAATCATCCGAGTCAAGCGGGAGCTTCTTCCTCATGAGAACGCAAGACGGCGACGCGAGCGATCCCGGGTATGACCCCGCTTCTGGGTGGGAATTCTTAAACCTGCCCAAATCGCCGGAGAACCCTAAAGCAGATGCCGCCGGGAGTTGTCGCACCACCGAACCTTCTACGGAAGATTCTCACGGGACGCCAGAGGAGTTGATGCTTGGTCCTCAAACGTCGAACCCTTGCTGCAACAGCTGCTTCAAGAGCAACACCGTGGCTCATGTTGGTCCAGCACGGCAGTACTCCTTGACCCAGGAGGACTACCGCAGCCTCCTGGCTGGGGTTTGCCACGAATGTCTGCTGAAGAGACTGAGCAGCGACAAAGACAAGTTCAAACTTGAGACGTACGGGACGGTCCACA ATGCCCTACATTTAAAGTTCTCCAAAGCCTCGGGACTGTGGACGGCGAGGGAGACCTGCGTCTATATCGGCGAGTCAATGGGCTTGCACGGCACACACAGAACCGCCATCTGGGTCCAGTTCTTACACCAGGAAGAAAGACTGAGCAG TTACGTCGGGAAGGACTACCGGAAACCGACGCAGATCCAGTTTCACCTGAGAGATGTGGAGAGGCAAATGACGGCCCAGTATTATGTGACGGAATTCAACAAGAGCCTCTACGACAAAGAGGTCATGGCCCAGATGTTCTTCCTGCCCTCAGAGGCGCTGTTG ATTTTAGATGGAGATATAATCACGGGCTGCATCACCGTGGAGCCGTACATGCTAGGCCAATTTGTCAAACTCACCAACAACATCAAAAGGAAGAACAACACCCTCCCTGCCACCGAATACGGCCTCGCCTTCGGACATTTCACCTACCTGCACTCCAACTGCCAGGACGTCGTCGTGGACTTGCAAG GGTGGGTGACGGCCAATGGCAAAGGGCTGACTTACCTCACCGACCCCCAGATACACTCCACTCGAACCCCCCGCGGCCCGGCCAACCTCGCCCACGGCGGTATTGCCTCTTTCCTGCGGGAGCAACACGGACCGGAGTGCAACAGCGTTTGCCGGCTACTCAACCTGCCGCCAGTGCCCAAACAGTCATAA
- the epdl1 gene encoding ependymin-like 1, translated as MKLLVALVCFLAACVAQKPHPCSSPALLSGQLTLSTQNEQLWAFARYLYDALGHRIRLQEMGFYQNKSFTYDALLLYREAVMYEINQQDHTCRKRALRVDFHPMAVPRNATLMGQAVVGSSSGPGQGLLVNTWTGKLLDNAPYLVTVTEFGCIPVSTAYRTQSFGWMVTSFFNNVIGISDPNQLNPPAFCQDALDEEPVDFFSLFHMK; from the exons ATGAAACTTTTAGTTGCGCTCGTGTGCTTTCTGGCAGCATGCGTGGCCCAAAAGCCTCACCCGTGCT CGAGTCCTGCACTTCTGAGTGGCCAACTCACTttg TCCACACAGAATGAGCAGCTGTGGGCTTTCGCCCGCTACCTCTACGACGCACTGGGACACCGGATAAGACTCCAGGAAATGGGATTTTACCAGAATAAATCTTTCACCTATGATGCTCTTCTTCTCTACAGAGAG GCCGTCATGTACGAGATTAACCAACAAGATCACACGTGCAGGAAAAGAGCCCTGCGGGTGGATTTCCACCCGATGGCAGTCCCGAGAAACGCCACTCTTATGGGCCAGGCCGTTGTGGGGAGCTCCTCGGGCCCGGGTCAGGGTCTTCTCGTCAACACGTGGACGGGCAAGCTTCTTGACAACG CACCGTACTTGGTTACCGTTACTGAGTTTGGATGCATTCCCGTGTCCACAGCCTACAGAACTCAGTCGTTTGGGTGGATGGTGACCAG CTTCTTCAACAATGTCATTGGCATTTCCGACCCCAATCAGCTAAACCCGCCGGCCTTCTGCCAAGACGCGCTGGATGAGGAGCCGGTGGATTTCTTCAGCTTGTTCCATATGAAATGA